A section of the Triticum dicoccoides isolate Atlit2015 ecotype Zavitan chromosome 7A, WEW_v2.0, whole genome shotgun sequence genome encodes:
- the LOC119328900 gene encoding premnaspirodiene oxygenase-like, which produces MAQQELDATYYYNHLFMATVLLLPILLIAMFKPREHGGENLPPGPWRLPVIGSMHHLVGALPHHAMRDIARRYNAPLMLLRLGQLDVVVASSAGAAREIMKTHDAVFATRPRTATLRAITRDDLGITLTPHGEHWRRLRKLCVTELLSARKVRSLRGCREAKAAALVSSIVSSLSSSSDPVNVRSLLSTYVTDVAVHAVVGNRNGELRDEFLKRLNEGVMLAVGFSLADLFPSSRLARAFSGSTRRLEAICHDMSRVIDHIIEDHRTRRSAGAGGEEEDIVDVLLRIQNDGSLHVPLDDGTIRAVITDLVSGGSETTATTLQWVMAELMRSPAALCRAQAEVRGAHTRESRVREEALKGLHYLHLVIKETLRLHPVVPFLIPRECLEPCRVLGYDVPKGAMVLVNAWAIGRDSASWGTDAKEFRPERFEEAGDAAAAFRGTNFELVPFGAGRRICPGITFGLAVVELMLASLLFHFDWELPGGGAGGLDMAEELGITARRKGDLWLHATIHVPAPNP; this is translated from the exons ATGGCGCAACAAGAACTAGATGCCACGTACTACTACAATCACCTCTTCATGGCCACCGTCCTGCTACTCCCTATCCTCCTCATCGCCATGTTCAAGCCACGCGAGCACGGCGGCGAGAACCTTCCCCCGGGGCCATGGCGGCTGCCGGTCATCGGCAGCATGCACCACCTCGTCGGCGCGCTCCCCCACCACGCCATGCGTGACATCGCCCGCCGGTACAATGCTCCGCTCATGCTGCTCCGCCTGGGGCAGCTTGACGTTGTTGTGGCCTCGTCAGCCGGTGCAGCGAGGGAGATCATGAAGACCCACGACGCGGTATTCGCCACGCGGCCGCGGACCGCCACCCTCCGCGCCATCACGAGAGACGACCTCGGCATCACCCTTACACCGCACGGCGAGCACTGGCGCCGCCTTCGCAAGCTCTGCGTCACCGAGCTACTCAGCGCGCGGAAAGTCCGGTCCCTCCGGGGATGCCGCGAGGCCAAGGCCGCCGCCCTAGTCTCCTCCATCGTCTCGTCGCTATCGTCTTCGTCGGATCCTGTGAACGTCAGATCCCTCCTCAGCACCTACGTCACCGACGTGGCTGTGCACGCGGTGGTGGGCAACCGGAACGGGGAACTCCGAGATGAGTTCCTGAAGCGCCTCAACGAGGGTGTCATGCTGGCCGTCGGGTTCAGCCTCGCCGACCTGTTCCCATCGTCGCGCCTCGCACGTGCCTTTAGTGGATCGACGCGCCGGCTGGAGGCGATATGCCACGATATGAGCCGGGTCATAGACCACATCATCGAGGACCACCGCACGAGGAGGTCggccggcgccggcggcgaggaagaagACATCGTGGACGTGCTACTGAGGATCCAGAATGACGGTAGCCTCCACGTGCCTCTTGACGATGGAACCATCCGTGCCGTGATCACC GATCTGGTTTCGGGGGGTAGCGAGACCACGGCGACGACACTCCAATGGGTGATGGCGGAGCTCATGCGGAGCCCGGCGGCGCTCTGTAGGGCACAAGCAGAGGTGCGTGGTGCCCACACCAGGGAGAGCCGCGTCCGTGAGGAGGCCCTGAAGGGGCTGCACTATCTGCATTTAGTAATCAAAGAGACGCTTCGACTACACCCAGTGGTGCCGTTTCTCATCCCACGGGAGTGTCTGGAACCCTGCCGTGTCCTCGGCTATGACGTGCCCAAGGGCGCCATGGTGCTTGTCAACGCATGGGCAATCGGACGGGATTCGGCGAGCTGGGGCACTGATGCCAAGGAGTTCCGGCCAGAGAGATTCGAGGAGGCTGGTGACGCGGCGGCGGCCTTCAGAGGAACAAACTTCGAGCTCGTGCCTTTCGGCGCTGGTAGGAGGATCTGCCCTGGGATAACGTTTGGGCTTGCGGTTGTGGAGCTCATGCTAGCGAGCCTGTTGTTCCATTTCGACTGGGAGCTCCCCGGAGGAGGCGCCGGTGGGCTAGACATGGCGGAGGAGCTCGGGATCACGGCGAGGAGGAAGGGTGACCTATGGTTGCATGCCACAATTCATGTGCCGGCTCCTAATCCATAA